A genomic region of Methylobacterium durans contains the following coding sequences:
- a CDS encoding MFS transporter has product MAEKAGEAAARHQDGLPARERLLAMLAIGLAMTLAVLDGAIVNVALPVMAKDLAVGAGEAIFVVNAYQIAVTAALLPLASLGDSLGYRRVYLGGLVVFTAASVACALAPSLTLLVAARIAQGLGAAGIMSVNIALVRFVYPHRMIGRGVGNVALVVAVASAAGPTVAAAILSAASWPWLFLVNLPVGLVALLVASRTLPATPRSGTRLDPSSAILNALTFGLLIIGIDGLGSAETRPLALAEIGAALVIGTAFVRRQLRLPAPLLPVDLLRIPAFALSMATSIAAFASQMVAYIALPFYFQDVLHLTSTQTGFLLTPWPIAIAAMAPVSGRLADRWPPGLLGGLGLGLMAAGLVAVTLLPDAPSTADTVWRLTLCGLGFGLFQAPNNKVIITSAPRERSGGASGMQSTARLTGQSLGAALVAVLFGLVHGAEPGRAVALALWSAVALAAMGGLASVLRRHPDERG; this is encoded by the coding sequence ATGGCCGAGAAGGCGGGCGAGGCCGCAGCCCGGCACCAGGACGGCCTGCCCGCGCGCGAGCGGCTGCTCGCGATGCTGGCGATCGGGCTCGCCATGACGCTCGCGGTCCTCGACGGGGCCATCGTCAACGTGGCCCTGCCGGTGATGGCCAAGGACCTCGCGGTCGGCGCGGGCGAGGCGATCTTCGTGGTCAACGCCTATCAGATCGCCGTGACGGCGGCGCTCCTGCCGCTGGCTTCGCTCGGCGACAGCCTCGGCTACCGGCGGGTCTATCTCGGCGGCCTCGTCGTCTTCACGGCGGCCTCCGTCGCCTGCGCCCTCGCGCCGAGCCTGACCCTCCTCGTCGCCGCGCGGATCGCGCAAGGGCTCGGGGCAGCCGGCATCATGAGCGTCAACATCGCACTCGTGCGCTTCGTCTACCCGCACCGGATGATCGGGCGGGGCGTCGGCAACGTCGCCCTCGTGGTGGCGGTCGCCTCGGCCGCTGGCCCGACCGTCGCCGCCGCGATCCTGTCCGCCGCGTCCTGGCCCTGGTTGTTCCTCGTGAACCTGCCCGTGGGACTCGTCGCCCTCCTCGTCGCCTCGCGGACCCTGCCCGCCACGCCCCGGAGCGGGACGCGGCTCGATCCGTCGAGCGCGATCCTCAACGCGCTCACCTTCGGCCTCCTGATCATCGGCATCGACGGGCTGGGCTCCGCAGAAACGCGGCCGCTGGCGCTCGCCGAGATCGGCGCGGCGCTCGTCATCGGCACCGCGTTCGTGCGCCGTCAGCTCCGGCTCCCGGCGCCGCTCCTGCCGGTCGATCTCCTGCGGATTCCGGCCTTCGCCCTCTCGATGGCGACCTCGATCGCCGCCTTCGCGAGCCAGATGGTCGCCTACATCGCGCTGCCCTTCTACTTCCAGGACGTGCTGCACCTCACGAGCACCCAGACGGGCTTCCTGCTGACGCCCTGGCCCATCGCCATCGCCGCGATGGCGCCGGTCTCCGGCCGGCTCGCCGACCGCTGGCCCCCGGGCCTCCTCGGCGGGCTCGGCCTCGGCCTGATGGCGGCGGGGCTCGTCGCCGTCACCCTGCTGCCGGACGCCCCCTCCACCGCCGACACCGTCTGGCGGTTGACGCTCTGCGGGCTCGGCTTCGGGCTGTTCCAGGCGCCCAACAACAAGGTCATCATCACGAGTGCCCCGCGCGAGCGCAGCGGCGGCGCGAGCGGCATGCAATCGACGGCGCGGCTCACCGGGCAGTCGCTGGGCGCGGCCCTCGTTGCCGTCCTGTTCGGCCTCGTCCACGGTGCGGAGCCCGGCCGCGCGGTCGCCCTCGCGCTCTGGTCGGCGGTGGCGCTCGCGGCGATGGGGGGGCTCGCGAGCGTGCTGCGGCGGCACCCGGACGAACGCGGTTAA
- a CDS encoding alpha/beta fold hydrolase yields MRFPALVVGLALALSPLPAPAQDAPDAPLGIGLEGFPYPYPVRFLPLRRDHEAQRLAYMDVAPTGTANGRTVVLLHGRNFPSSYWQPVIAALSGAGYRVVAIDQLGFGKSSKPVGPFTFDAMAADTVALLDALGLERVDVVAHSMGGMLAVRLARNAPTRVNSLVLEAPIGLEDYRFSVPPVPNEVLLKREGELTADAYRKQLITSYALTLPPEAIEPFVSVRERVKGSGEYPRWLQSFVNSYFAIWGQPVVHEIPLVAAPTLFIMGAKDRNAPGKPYAPPELQARMGDNAGHARALAGQMPNGRAEVIEGVGHLVHMEATERFNALSLDFLNSH; encoded by the coding sequence ATGCGTTTCCCCGCCCTCGTCGTCGGCCTCGCCCTGGCGCTGTCGCCCCTGCCGGCCCCGGCCCAGGACGCGCCCGACGCGCCGCTCGGGATCGGGCTCGAAGGCTTCCCCTACCCCTATCCGGTGCGCTTCCTGCCGCTGCGGCGCGACCACGAGGCCCAGCGCCTCGCCTACATGGATGTGGCGCCGACCGGGACCGCCAACGGCCGAACGGTCGTTCTGCTGCACGGGCGCAATTTTCCGTCGAGCTACTGGCAGCCGGTGATCGCGGCCCTCAGCGGCGCAGGCTACCGGGTGGTGGCGATCGACCAGCTCGGCTTCGGCAAGTCCTCGAAGCCCGTCGGTCCCTTCACCTTCGACGCGATGGCGGCCGACACGGTGGCGCTCCTCGACGCGCTCGGCCTGGAGCGGGTCGACGTCGTGGCCCACTCGATGGGCGGCATGCTGGCCGTGCGGCTCGCCCGCAACGCGCCCACCCGCGTCAACAGCCTCGTCCTCGAGGCGCCGATCGGGCTGGAGGATTACCGCTTCAGCGTGCCGCCGGTGCCGAACGAGGTGCTCCTGAAGCGCGAGGGCGAGCTGACGGCGGACGCCTACCGCAAGCAGCTGATCACGAGCTACGCGCTCACCCTGCCGCCGGAGGCGATCGAGCCCTTCGTGTCGGTGCGCGAGCGGGTGAAGGGCTCGGGCGAATATCCGCGCTGGCTGCAATCCTTCGTGAATTCCTACTTCGCGATCTGGGGCCAGCCGGTCGTCCACGAGATCCCCCTCGTCGCCGCGCCGACCCTGTTCATCATGGGCGCCAAGGACCGCAACGCGCCGGGCAAGCCCTACGCCCCGCCGGAGCTGCAGGCCCGCATGGGCGACAATGCCGGCCATGCCCGGGCGCTTGCCGGGCAGATGCCGAACGGCCGGGCCGAGGTGATCGAGGGCGTCGGCCACCTCGTCCACATGGAGGCGACCGAGCGCTTCAACGCGCTCAGCCTCGACTTCCTCAACAGCCACTGA
- a CDS encoding NAD(P)-dependent oxidoreductase, with protein sequence MDVGFIGLGRMGRAMAGCLVRAGHSVRVWNRSPEAARAVEGANPVATAAEAFRGDVAVTMLADDAALRSVIVEGGLLDWAERPGLHLSMSTISVALAQDLAAIHARAGVPYVAAPVFGRPDVAETGALNIVASGEAEAIARAAPLLDAMGAKTWPFGTEPQRANAVKLAGNFMLVSAIEAMGEAAAFAEGHGVAGADLLDLLTNTLFASPVYKGYGASIAAKRYEPPGFNLRLGAKDIRLALAAAETVGVSMPFASALRDNLIEAIAQGDGDKDLAALARVVARRSGRG encoded by the coding sequence ATGGATGTTGGATTCATCGGGCTCGGGCGGATGGGCCGGGCCATGGCGGGATGCCTCGTGCGGGCGGGCCACAGCGTCCGGGTCTGGAACCGCTCGCCCGAGGCGGCGCGGGCGGTCGAGGGCGCGAACCCTGTCGCCACCGCCGCGGAGGCGTTTCGCGGGGACGTGGCGGTCACCATGCTGGCCGACGACGCGGCGCTCCGCTCCGTGATCGTCGAGGGCGGCCTCCTCGACTGGGCGGAGCGGCCCGGGCTGCATCTCAGCATGAGCACGATCTCGGTGGCGCTCGCACAGGACCTCGCCGCGATCCACGCCCGCGCGGGCGTGCCCTACGTCGCCGCCCCCGTCTTCGGCCGGCCGGACGTCGCCGAGACGGGCGCGCTCAACATCGTGGCGTCGGGCGAGGCGGAGGCGATCGCGCGGGCCGCACCCCTCCTCGACGCGATGGGCGCGAAGACCTGGCCCTTCGGGACCGAGCCGCAGCGGGCGAACGCCGTGAAGCTCGCCGGCAACTTCATGCTGGTCTCGGCGATCGAGGCGATGGGGGAGGCCGCGGCCTTCGCCGAGGGGCACGGCGTTGCGGGGGCCGACCTCCTCGATCTCCTGACCAACACCCTGTTCGCCTCGCCGGTCTACAAGGGCTACGGCGCCTCGATCGCGGCGAAACGCTACGAGCCGCCGGGTTTCAACCTGCGGCTCGGCGCCAAGGACATCCGCCTCGCGCTCGCCGCCGCCGAGACGGTGGGCGTGTCGATGCCCTTCGCGAGCGCGCTGCGCGACAACCTCATCGAGGCGATCGCGCAGGGCGACGGCGACAAGGATCTCGCCGCGCTCGCCCGCGTCGTGGCCCGCCGCAGCGGCCGGGGCTGA
- a CDS encoding MmcB family DNA repair protein has protein sequence MSAALAAALLPPDRRQSPTAAATQRGVRRLFAELGQVSLPEFSLANGRRADVIALTACGKLTIVEIKSSVADFRADKKWPDYRDYCDRFYFAIPHTLPCELIPEEAGLIVADAFGGAILRQPEEHPLSGARRKAVTLRFAHSAAGLLHTLADPGAIRDGAL, from the coding sequence TTGTCCGCAGCCCTCGCCGCCGCCCTTCTCCCGCCCGACCGCCGGCAATCGCCGACCGCGGCCGCCACGCAGCGCGGTGTGCGCCGCCTCTTCGCCGAGCTCGGCCAGGTGAGCCTGCCCGAATTCTCGCTCGCGAACGGCCGCCGCGCCGATGTGATCGCCCTCACGGCCTGCGGCAAGCTCACCATCGTCGAGATCAAGTCGAGCGTCGCCGATTTCCGGGCGGACAAGAAGTGGCCGGATTACCGGGATTATTGCGACCGCTTCTACTTCGCGATTCCCCACACGCTGCCTTGCGAGCTGATCCCGGAGGAGGCAGGCCTCATCGTGGCCGACGCCTTCGGCGGCGCGATCCTGCGCCAGCCTGAGGAGCATCCCTTGAGCGGCGCGCGCCGCAAGGCGGTGACCCTGCGCTTCGCCCACAGCGCGGCGGGGCTGCTGCACACGCTCGCCGATCCCGGCGCGATCCGCGACGGGGCCCTCTGA
- a CDS encoding DedA family protein, which yields MDFEALRTATLGFVEAHKAWTPVITGILAFCESIAFLSLLVPATVILVGIGALVGAADIPFWPVVLAAAIGATLGDWISYEFGFYYKSGAKRMWPMRNYPEMVAKAEAFLHRWGAGAVALGRFFGPARAVVPLIAGVFGVERLHFQIANVLSALVWAFVLLAPGAGLLTWFQG from the coding sequence ATGGATTTCGAAGCCCTGCGCACCGCGACCCTCGGCTTCGTGGAGGCACACAAGGCGTGGACGCCCGTCATCACCGGGATCCTCGCCTTCTGCGAATCGATCGCCTTCCTGTCGCTGCTCGTGCCGGCGACCGTGATCCTCGTCGGGATCGGGGCTCTCGTCGGCGCGGCCGACATCCCGTTCTGGCCCGTGGTGCTCGCCGCCGCGATCGGCGCTACGCTCGGCGACTGGATCTCCTACGAGTTCGGCTTCTACTACAAGTCCGGCGCCAAGCGGATGTGGCCGATGCGGAACTACCCTGAGATGGTGGCCAAGGCCGAGGCGTTCCTGCACCGCTGGGGCGCAGGCGCGGTGGCCCTCGGGCGCTTCTTCGGCCCGGCGCGGGCCGTGGTGCCGCTGATCGCGGGCGTGTTCGGCGTCGAGCGCCTGCACTTCCAGATCGCGAACGTGCTCTCCGCCCTGGTCTGGGCCTTCGTGCTGCTCGCGCCCGGGGCCGGGCTCCTGACCTGGTTCCAGGGCTAG
- the pdxY gene encoding pyridoxal kinase PdxY, with translation MKVLSIQSHVAYGHVGNASAVFPMQRLGVEVWPIHTVQFSNHTGYGAWRGRVFDGPAIEDLVAGIAERGVLGQCDGVLSGYMGSPDIGTAILGAVAAVRAANPAALYCCDPVIGDTDRGIYVRPGIAELMRDRALPAADIATPNAFELNLLSGLPTGSLEETKRAVAALQAMGPRVVLVTSLVTDATPDDAIDLLAGEGGAFWRLRTPRLHLDVNGAGDAIAALFFVHYARTGSAALALGMAGASVYGLLRRTAEAGSREILTVAAQDEFVAPSETFPVEPV, from the coding sequence GTGAAGGTTCTGTCGATCCAGTCCCACGTCGCCTACGGGCATGTGGGCAACGCCTCCGCCGTCTTCCCGATGCAGCGCCTCGGCGTCGAGGTCTGGCCGATCCACACGGTGCAGTTCTCGAATCATACCGGCTACGGCGCGTGGCGCGGCCGCGTCTTCGACGGACCTGCGATCGAGGATCTGGTCGCCGGCATCGCCGAGCGCGGCGTGCTCGGCCAGTGCGACGGCGTGCTCTCGGGCTACATGGGCTCGCCCGACATCGGCACGGCGATCCTCGGGGCGGTGGCCGCTGTCCGCGCGGCGAACCCGGCGGCGCTCTATTGCTGCGATCCGGTCATCGGCGACACGGACCGCGGCATCTACGTGCGCCCCGGCATCGCCGAGCTGATGCGGGACCGCGCCCTGCCGGCCGCCGACATCGCGACGCCGAACGCCTTCGAACTGAACCTGCTCTCGGGCCTGCCGACGGGCAGCCTGGAGGAGACGAAGCGGGCGGTCGCGGCCCTGCAGGCGATGGGCCCCCGGGTGGTGCTGGTCACCTCCCTCGTCACCGACGCGACGCCGGACGACGCGATCGACCTGCTCGCGGGTGAGGGCGGCGCCTTCTGGCGCCTGCGCACCCCGCGCCTGCACCTCGACGTGAACGGGGCGGGGGACGCCATCGCGGCCCTGTTCTTCGTGCATTACGCCCGCACCGGCTCGGCGGCGCTGGCGCTCGGCATGGCGGGCGCCTCGGTCTACGGCCTCCTGCGCCGCACGGCCGAGGCGGGCTCCCGCGAGATCCTGACGGTCGCCGCGCAGGACGAGTTCGTGGCGCCGAGCGAGACCTTCCCGGTCGAGCCGGTGTGA
- a CDS encoding NAD(P)H-dependent glycerol-3-phosphate dehydrogenase, with product MTRSDSRPIAVIGGGAWGTALANAAAAAGHPVTLWLRDAEAANRLERSRENARYLPGVPLHAGIRATAEAEALAGAGAVLLVTPAQTMRGVLGRLGPHFAAGAPVVLCAKGIERGSDAFMSAVAAEVLRAGTPVAVLSGPSFAADVARNLPTAVTLAASDGTLAADLARTLSGPTLRLYHTDDVRGVEVGGAGKNVLAIASGIVAGRGLGESARAALIARAFAELMRFARAYGGRPETLMGLSGLGDLVLTASSPQSRNFAFGQRLGEGASPEAAAGGKLAEGAFTAAALVALARARAVEMPVAEAVAAIVSGEASVEGVIARLLARPLKGEAE from the coding sequence ATGACGCGATCGGACTCGCGGCCCATCGCCGTCATCGGCGGGGGCGCCTGGGGCACGGCGCTCGCCAACGCCGCCGCGGCGGCCGGTCATCCCGTGACCCTCTGGCTGCGCGACGCCGAGGCCGCGAACCGGCTGGAGCGGAGCCGCGAGAACGCCCGCTACCTGCCGGGCGTGCCCCTGCATGCCGGCATTCGGGCGACCGCCGAGGCCGAGGCGCTGGCCGGGGCGGGGGCCGTCCTCCTCGTCACCCCGGCCCAGACCATGCGGGGCGTGCTCGGCAGGCTCGGGCCCCATTTCGCGGCCGGCGCGCCCGTCGTCCTCTGCGCCAAGGGCATCGAGCGTGGCAGCGACGCCTTCATGAGCGCTGTGGCGGCCGAGGTGCTGCGGGCGGGCACGCCCGTCGCCGTGCTCTCCGGCCCAAGCTTCGCCGCCGACGTCGCCCGCAACCTGCCGACCGCCGTCACCCTCGCCGCCTCCGACGGGACGCTCGCGGCCGACCTCGCCCGGACGCTCTCGGGGCCCACCCTGCGCCTCTACCACACGGACGACGTGCGCGGCGTCGAGGTGGGCGGCGCCGGCAAGAACGTGCTCGCCATCGCCTCCGGCATCGTCGCCGGCCGCGGCCTCGGCGAGAGCGCGCGGGCCGCCCTGATCGCCCGGGCCTTCGCCGAGCTGATGCGGTTCGCCCGCGCCTATGGCGGGCGCCCGGAGACGTTGATGGGCCTGTCGGGCCTCGGCGACCTCGTCCTCACCGCCTCCTCGCCGCAATCGCGCAACTTCGCCTTCGGCCAGCGCCTCGGCGAGGGCGCGAGCCCGGAGGCCGCCGCCGGCGGCAAGCTCGCCGAAGGCGCCTTCACCGCCGCGGCCCTGGTGGCGCTCGCCCGCGCCCGCGCGGTCGAGATGCCGGTGGCCGAGGCGGTCGCCGCCATTGTCTCGGGCGAGGCCAGCGTCGAGGGGGTGATCGCACGGCTCCTCGCCCGCCCGCTCAAGGGAGAGGCCGAGTGA
- a CDS encoding GNAT family N-acetyltransferase, with protein sequence MRLPRTGCPATDAQARWRDLVDRRLPEAAGARPDWPVRLDHCFARILLDNACGGPWRESVAPPAWANMPAERLAAATELGESVLAGRADLALLNRRSLGWRGKGGGKGGGKGKAPAAPDALRDGPLILRRWRRADDAPFAALNADPEVMRHFPATKAPAESLWEARSLDRRFEADGFGPWVLEMPGEPFLGFVGALRLVRPMPFAGGERPGAGVEIGWRLARAGWGRGLATRAARLALADLFGRCGIADVLAFTALGNAPSRRVMDRLGMRRDAAEDFDHPALPEGNPLCRHVLYRLSAAEFRAANGACA encoded by the coding sequence GTGAGGCTCCCGCGCACGGGCTGCCCGGCGACGGATGCGCAGGCGCGCTGGCGCGACCTCGTCGACCGGCGCCTGCCGGAGGCGGCCGGGGCCCGGCCCGACTGGCCGGTGCGGCTCGACCATTGCTTCGCGCGCATCCTCCTCGACAATGCCTGCGGCGGCCCCTGGCGCGAGAGCGTCGCCCCACCGGCTTGGGCGAACATGCCGGCCGAGCGCCTCGCCGCGGCGACGGAGCTCGGCGAGTCGGTGCTGGCGGGCCGCGCCGATCTTGCTCTACTCAACCGCCGCTCCCTCGGCTGGCGCGGCAAGGGCGGCGGCAAGGGCGGCGGCAAGGGCAAGGCGCCAGCGGCCCCCGACGCGCTGCGCGACGGCCCGCTGATCCTGCGGCGCTGGCGACGGGCGGACGATGCTCCCTTCGCCGCCCTCAATGCGGATCCGGAGGTGATGCGCCATTTCCCCGCGACGAAGGCGCCGGCCGAGAGCCTGTGGGAGGCGCGCAGCCTCGACCGGCGCTTCGAGGCGGACGGGTTCGGTCCCTGGGTCCTGGAGATGCCGGGCGAGCCCTTCCTCGGCTTCGTCGGCGCCCTGCGCCTCGTCCGGCCGATGCCGTTTGCCGGCGGCGAGCGCCCGGGCGCCGGCGTCGAGATCGGCTGGCGCCTCGCCCGCGCCGGGTGGGGGAGGGGGCTTGCCACCCGCGCCGCTCGGCTCGCGCTCGCCGACCTCTTCGGTCGCTGCGGCATCGCGGACGTCCTCGCCTTCACGGCCCTCGGCAACGCGCCCTCGCGACGGGTGATGGACCGCCTCGGCATGCGCCGCGACGCAGCCGAGGATTTCGATCATCCGGCCCTGCCCGAGGGGAACCCCTTGTGCCGCCACGTGCTGTATCGTCTCTCGGCGGCGGAGTTTCGCGCCGCGAACGGAGCCTGCGCATGA
- the tsaD gene encoding tRNA (adenosine(37)-N6)-threonylcarbamoyltransferase complex transferase subunit TsaD codes for MNVLGIETTCDETAAAIVAPGEDGRGLIRANEVLSQIAEHAAYGGVVPEIAARAHVEVLDRLIARALDTAGMRLSDLDGIAVAAGPGLIGGVLIGLVTAKTLSLVARKPLLAVNHLEAHALTARLTDGLAFPYLLLLASGGHTQLVAVKGVGDYVRLGTTIDDAIGEAFDKVAKLLGLGYPGGPEVERMAEGGNPERFALPRPMLGRREANFSLSGLKTALRVEAERIAPLAERDVADLCASFQAAIVDVVVDRLRVGLRAFAEVAGHPTALVAAGGVSANGAIRRALAAQAGEAGLPFVAPPLNLCGDNGAMIAWAGLERLRLGLVDDLTAPARARWPFAEPKAA; via the coding sequence ATGAACGTCCTCGGCATCGAGACCACCTGCGACGAGACCGCCGCCGCCATCGTCGCCCCGGGCGAGGACGGGCGCGGCCTGATCCGGGCGAACGAGGTGCTGAGCCAGATCGCCGAGCACGCGGCCTATGGCGGCGTCGTGCCCGAGATCGCGGCCCGCGCCCATGTGGAGGTGCTCGACCGGCTCATCGCCCGCGCCCTCGACACCGCCGGCATGCGGCTCTCGGACCTCGACGGGATCGCGGTCGCGGCGGGGCCGGGCCTGATCGGCGGCGTGCTGATCGGGCTCGTCACGGCCAAGACCCTGTCGCTCGTCGCCCGCAAGCCGCTGCTGGCCGTCAACCATCTCGAGGCGCATGCCCTGACGGCCCGGCTCACCGACGGGCTCGCCTTCCCCTACCTCCTGCTGCTGGCCTCGGGAGGCCACACCCAGCTCGTCGCCGTGAAGGGCGTCGGCGACTACGTGCGGCTGGGCACCACCATCGACGACGCGATCGGCGAGGCTTTCGACAAGGTCGCCAAGCTCCTCGGCCTCGGCTATCCCGGCGGTCCCGAGGTGGAGCGCATGGCCGAGGGCGGCAATCCCGAGCGCTTCGCCCTGCCGCGGCCGATGCTCGGCCGGCGCGAGGCGAACTTCTCCCTGTCCGGCCTCAAGACCGCCCTGCGCGTCGAAGCGGAACGGATCGCGCCGCTCGCCGAGCGCGACGTCGCCGACCTCTGCGCGAGCTTCCAGGCGGCGATCGTCGACGTGGTGGTGGACCGTCTGCGGGTGGGCCTGCGCGCCTTCGCCGAGGTCGCCGGCCACCCGACCGCCCTCGTGGCCGCGGGCGGCGTCTCGGCGAACGGGGCGATCCGGCGGGCGCTCGCGGCCCAGGCCGGTGAGGCGGGCCTCCCCTTCGTCGCGCCGCCGCTCAACCTCTGCGGCGACAACGGCGCCATGATCGCCTGGGCGGGCCTGGAGCGGCTGCGCCTCGGCCTCGTCGACGACCTCACGGCGCCGGCCCGGGCCCGCTGGCCCTTCGCCGAGCCGAAGGCCGCGTGA
- a CDS encoding TOBE domain-containing protein has translation MKISARNVLKGTVVSVEKGATTAHVKIEVAPGQVVTAAITNESVDALKLANGAQAYAVVKASDVMVAVD, from the coding sequence ATGAAAATCAGCGCGCGCAACGTCCTCAAGGGCACCGTCGTCTCCGTCGAGAAGGGCGCCACCACCGCCCATGTGAAGATCGAGGTCGCGCCGGGCCAGGTCGTCACCGCGGCGATCACCAACGAGTCGGTCGACGCCCTCAAGCTCGCGAACGGTGCCCAGGCCTATGCCGTCGTGAAGGCCTCCGACGTGATGGTGGCGGTGGATTGA
- a CDS encoding DUF2293 domain-containing protein — MRRIGSDEGPPRDRRETVGRALRRLAPRMPAFEHEATLDRALASPGLRGAAPETAARLALTAYARHVFTDYDDLLDEGYDRDSARHFVLDDLNETLRAWGAAPITEEAAEDGENRP; from the coding sequence GTGAGGCGGATCGGATCGGACGAGGGACCGCCGCGCGACAGACGCGAGACGGTCGGCCGGGCGCTGCGCCGCCTCGCCCCCCGCATGCCCGCCTTCGAGCACGAGGCGACCCTCGACCGGGCCCTGGCGAGTCCGGGCCTGCGGGGGGCCGCGCCGGAGACCGCCGCGCGCCTCGCGCTCACCGCGTATGCCCGGCATGTCTTCACGGATTACGACGATCTCTTGGACGAGGGTTACGATCGCGACAGCGCCCGCCACTTCGTCCTCGACGATCTCAACGAGACCCTCCGCGCCTGGGGCGCGGCGCCGATCACCGAAGAGGCGGCGGAGGATGGGGAGAACCGGCCCTGA
- a CDS encoding ABC transporter ATP-binding protein produces the protein MIRFEAVSKRFPGAPGPAVDDLDLTVPEGRTCVLIGPSGCGKSTTLRMVNRLVEPDTGRISVDGADIRAADPIALRRRIGYVLQGVGLFPHYSVGRNVATVPELLGWTRTRIAERVDAMLDLVGLDPGLYRDRRPESLSGGQRQRVGVARALAADPPVLLMDEPFGAVDPVARARLQAEIGAILMRLSKTVILVTHDIDEAMRMGDLVALMRNGRLVQADAPERLLAAPADPFVADFVGQDRALRRLALLTAGEAARPGFAASGPEIAAGTSLRDALALMLAAGTDRARVTGGPEPALLTLEAIRAAASVENASG, from the coding sequence GTGATCCGGTTCGAGGCCGTCAGCAAGCGCTTTCCCGGTGCCCCCGGCCCGGCCGTCGACGACCTCGACCTGACCGTGCCGGAGGGCCGGACCTGCGTCCTGATCGGCCCTTCGGGCTGCGGGAAATCGACGACGCTGCGCATGGTCAACCGGCTGGTCGAGCCCGATACCGGGCGGATCTCGGTGGACGGCGCCGACATCCGGGCCGCGGATCCGATCGCGCTGCGCCGCCGCATCGGCTACGTGCTGCAAGGCGTCGGCCTGTTTCCCCACTACAGCGTCGGGCGCAACGTCGCCACCGTGCCCGAACTGCTCGGCTGGACGCGGACCCGGATCGCCGAGCGCGTCGACGCGATGCTCGACCTCGTCGGGCTCGATCCCGGCCTCTACCGCGACCGGCGGCCCGAGTCCCTCTCGGGCGGCCAGCGCCAGCGGGTCGGCGTGGCGCGGGCCCTAGCCGCCGACCCGCCCGTGCTCCTGATGGACGAGCCCTTCGGCGCCGTCGACCCCGTGGCCCGCGCGCGCCTGCAGGCCGAGATCGGCGCGATCCTCATGCGGCTGTCCAAGACCGTCATCCTCGTGACCCACGACATCGACGAGGCGATGCGGATGGGCGATCTCGTCGCGCTGATGCGGAACGGGCGCCTTGTCCAGGCCGACGCGCCCGAGCGGCTGCTCGCCGCTCCGGCCGATCCGTTCGTCGCCGATTTCGTCGGGCAGGATCGAGCCCTGCGCCGCCTCGCGCTCCTCACGGCGGGCGAGGCCGCACGCCCCGGGTTCGCGGCCTCGGGCCCGGAGATCGCGGCCGGAACCTCGCTGCGGGACGCGCTCGCCCTGATGCTGGCGGCGGGAACGGACCGCGCCCGCGTCACAGGAGGTCCCGAGCCGGCGCTCCTGACCCTGGAGGCCATCCGGGCGGCCGCCTCGGTGGAGAACGCGTCCGGTTGA
- the rpsD gene encoding 30S ribosomal protein S4, which yields MSKRVQAKHKLDRRMGQNIWGRPKSPVNRREYGPGQHGQRRKGKMSDFGTQLRAKQKLKGYYGNITEKQFRRYYAEAIRLRGDSGENLIGLLERRLDAVVYRAKFVATPFAARQFVNHGHVKVNGRRVNIPSFLVKPGDVIEVKEASRQLEIVVVASQLAERDVPDYIEVDHQKMTARVTRVPGLSEVPYPVQMEPNLVIEFYSR from the coding sequence ATGTCGAAGCGCGTTCAGGCGAAGCACAAGCTCGATCGCCGCATGGGCCAGAACATCTGGGGCCGCCCGAAGAGCCCCGTGAACCGCCGCGAGTACGGCCCCGGCCAGCACGGCCAGCGCCGCAAGGGCAAGATGAGCGACTTCGGCACGCAGCTGCGCGCCAAGCAGAAGCTCAAGGGCTATTACGGCAACATCACCGAGAAGCAGTTCCGCCGCTATTACGCCGAGGCGATCCGCCTGCGCGGCGACTCGGGCGAGAACCTGATCGGCCTGCTGGAGCGCCGTCTCGACGCGGTCGTGTACCGCGCGAAGTTCGTCGCCACGCCCTTCGCTGCGCGCCAGTTCGTCAACCACGGCCACGTCAAGGTCAACGGCCGCCGCGTGAACATCCCGAGCTTCCTCGTGAAGCCCGGCGACGTGATCGAGGTGAAGGAGGCGTCCCGCCAGCTCGAGATCGTGGTCGTCGCGAGCCAGCTCGCCGAGCGCGACGTGCCGGACTACATCGAGGTCGACCACCAGAAGATGACCGCCCGCGTCACCCGCGTGCCGGGCCTCTCCGAGGTGCCCTACCCGGTGCAGATGGAGCCGAACCTCGTCATCGAGTTCTACTCCCGCTGA